A single region of the Myxococcales bacterium genome encodes:
- a CDS encoding serpin family protein, with translation MIRTCIVYLLAGVSFALGCGSGTEGRVPKGAQVAASDKARLTVDELPDARVHELAEGNAEFAGDLYAELLDDDRNLFFSPHSISTALAMAYAGARNNTAAQMKSTLHFELNDAEIHPSFNALDQELATRGKNAQGKDGEPFRLHIVNQAWGQRDFVFRPDYLDTLAAHYGAGLYLLDFASNAEESRLAINDWVADMTEDRISDLLAPGIITPATQLVLTNAVYFNAAWATPFRQEQTLSEDFTTLAGDVVEVPMMHQTEALRYAESDAWQAVELPYDGDELAMLVLLPKEDAFPQIEQDVSAHLREAIDGLAGHTVNVAMPRFKFTLQARLREPLMALGMTDAFGAADFSGMSDMGGFAIQDVVHQAFVSVDEAGTEAAAATAVIMWRVSFPIADKELLLNRPFIFAIRDNATGAILFLGRVTNPAQE, from the coding sequence ATGATAAGAACTTGCATTGTATATCTACTGGCTGGCGTTTCTTTTGCCCTGGGCTGTGGTTCTGGGACGGAAGGACGCGTGCCCAAAGGCGCGCAGGTAGCAGCGTCCGATAAGGCGCGCTTGACCGTAGATGAGTTGCCCGATGCCAGAGTCCATGAATTGGCAGAAGGCAACGCAGAGTTTGCTGGGGATTTGTACGCTGAACTCCTAGATGACGACAGGAACCTATTCTTTTCCCCGCATAGTATTTCGACAGCTCTGGCAATGGCTTACGCGGGGGCGCGTAACAATACCGCAGCACAGATGAAGTCCACGTTGCACTTCGAGCTGAATGATGCGGAAATACACCCCTCATTCAATGCACTCGATCAAGAGCTTGCCACGCGCGGAAAGAACGCCCAGGGAAAGGACGGCGAACCTTTTCGTTTGCACATAGTCAATCAAGCCTGGGGGCAAAGAGATTTCGTCTTTCGTCCCGACTACCTAGATACCCTGGCCGCGCACTATGGCGCGGGATTGTATCTGCTCGATTTCGCATCCAACGCAGAGGAATCACGTTTGGCCATCAACGATTGGGTCGCAGACATGACGGAAGACCGAATTTCAGACCTGTTGGCACCGGGAATTATCACGCCTGCCACCCAATTGGTGTTGACCAATGCTGTGTACTTCAATGCGGCGTGGGCCACGCCTTTTAGGCAAGAACAAACGCTATCTGAAGACTTTACGACGTTGGCCGGGGATGTGGTAGAGGTGCCGATGATGCACCAGACCGAGGCCTTGCGATACGCGGAATCGGACGCGTGGCAAGCCGTGGAGCTGCCCTACGATGGTGATGAGCTAGCCATGTTGGTCCTTCTGCCGAAGGAGGACGCATTTCCGCAAATCGAACAAGATGTGTCCGCCCATTTGCGAGAGGCAATCGACGGCCTCGCCGGTCACACGGTGAATGTAGCCATGCCAAGGTTCAAGTTCACGCTGCAAGCGAGGCTTAGAGAACCCCTCATGGCCTTGGGGATGACAGACGCATTTGGCGCGGCAGACTTTTCGGGCATGAGTGATATGGGAGGTTTTGCCATTCAAGATGTCGTTCATCAAGCATTTGTGAGCGTCGATGAGGCTGGCACCGAGGCAGCCGCAGCCACGGCCGTCATCATGTGGCGGGTATCGTTTCCCATTGCTGACAAGGAGCTCTTGCTCAACCGCCCCTTCATTTTTGCGATTCGAGACAATGCCACCGGCGCGATATTGTTTCTGGGCCGTGTCACCAATCCCGCACAAGAGTAG